AATGTTCGAACAATAGTTTCAACTTCTGGAAGTTCTGGCATATCGATATACTAATAATTAAAAACCTTCTAAATAAAACTTTAGAAGGTTCAAATGACTTTTAGTAAAAAATTAACTAATGAGGGGTAACAGCTGCAATAGCAATCATATCTGTATGTGCTCTTAACCCATGTGGTTCCCTAATATTACCAATCAAAATTTCACCTTTTTTAGCAGGGAATGTTCCATCTTCTTTAAGAAAAACACCTTCTCCCTCAATAATATATATAGCAAGTTCACCATCTATATCACGATGATGAAGAGGTAATTCTTGCCCTTTTTTCAAATTAAAATTTAAAATATAAAAGCTTGAACCTTTATTAACCATTTGTTTTTTCATGCTGATATCATTAAATTCAGCATTTTCAATAATATTTAATGTGCGCATCTTATTACCCCTAAGCCTATCTAAGGCTTATCATTATATTATAACTCTAGCTAGGAATTCTCCCCAAATGAACCATAATGTAAAAACATATTTTACTTTTTTACTTCATC
The sequence above is drawn from the Lawsonia intracellularis PHE/MN1-00 genome and encodes:
- a CDS encoding cupin domain-containing protein, translating into MRTLNIIENAEFNDISMKKQMVNKGSSFYILNFNLKKGQELPLHHRDIDGELAIYIIEGEGVFLKEDGTFPAKKGEILIGNIREPHGLRAHTDMIAIAAVTPH